A genomic region of Nostoc sp. UHCC 0702 contains the following coding sequences:
- a CDS encoding sugar transferase → MTSRYVPLVDFKPDLRSAKGARIQRGLAVRVLRVITLLLLDALSLTLAWKLAVFYGTPIDSPWTEKSSFLLLILVVELGMIASKGLYNAGIHRRNYGLLVKAVSLSEFFLLLIAFLYEPQRYISRSTFLLFWLFSVALICGNRLIFDFATKVLRKVGVIRYPVFLITDVEDQESSVKLIEKENCYNIFGVAEASSLDRDNREATLEFLHNRGIVEAFVSWNAIKNRLYVSWHFLNAGITLRILPTEREVLPPKSILWMIGEVPCLTIPAPIIAGGDFWLKRCFDLVCAIILLFLLSPLYLLIALLIKLDSPGPVFFKQNRIGLHCKQFKIWKFRTMVTNAEKLQAALEAKNEIKDGVLFKLKDDPRVTRVGKFLRLYSLDELPQLFNVLLGEMSLVGPRPLPVRDVERFKTTHFIRQEVLPGITGLWQVSGRSDIDNFEDGVKLDIAYIENWSLWLDLKILLKTIKVILQKTGAY, encoded by the coding sequence ATGACATCCAGATATGTACCATTAGTAGATTTTAAGCCAGATTTAAGATCGGCTAAAGGCGCAAGGATACAGAGAGGACTAGCTGTAAGAGTGCTCAGAGTAATAACACTGTTATTGCTAGATGCGCTCTCTTTAACCTTGGCCTGGAAGTTGGCAGTATTTTATGGAACTCCAATAGATTCTCCTTGGACAGAAAAATCTTCTTTCTTACTGCTAATTCTCGTAGTCGAACTTGGCATGATAGCATCCAAGGGACTATATAATGCTGGCATTCATCGGCGTAACTATGGTCTGCTTGTTAAAGCAGTTTCCCTTTCAGAATTTTTCTTATTGTTGATTGCGTTTCTTTATGAACCTCAACGCTATATCTCCCGCTCAACCTTTCTCTTGTTTTGGTTGTTTTCCGTAGCATTGATTTGTGGGAATCGGTTAATCTTTGATTTTGCTACTAAAGTACTTCGGAAAGTAGGAGTAATTCGTTATCCTGTTTTTCTGATCACAGATGTAGAAGATCAAGAGAGTAGCGTTAAATTAATCGAAAAAGAGAATTGCTACAATATTTTTGGAGTAGCTGAAGCTAGCTCTTTAGACAGAGATAACCGAGAAGCCACCCTAGAATTTCTCCACAATCGAGGTATTGTTGAAGCTTTTGTCTCTTGGAATGCAATCAAGAACCGTCTATATGTTTCTTGGCATTTTCTTAATGCTGGCATTACCCTCCGGATATTGCCGACAGAGAGAGAAGTTTTGCCACCTAAGTCTATATTGTGGATGATTGGTGAAGTACCGTGTTTGACAATCCCAGCACCGATTATCGCAGGTGGTGATTTTTGGCTAAAGCGGTGCTTCGACCTTGTTTGTGCAATAATTTTGCTATTTCTTCTATCACCTTTGTACTTATTAATTGCCTTGCTGATTAAGTTAGATTCTCCTGGTCCAGTCTTTTTCAAGCAGAATCGTATTGGTCTGCATTGTAAGCAGTTCAAGATCTGGAAATTCCGAACAATGGTTACAAATGCAGAAAAGCTGCAAGCAGCCCTAGAAGCAAAGAATGAAATTAAAGATGGTGTACTATTTAAACTCAAAGACGACCCTCGCGTCACAAGAGTTGGCAAATTCCTGCGCCTTTACAGTCTAGATGAATTGCCACAACTGTTTAATGTTCTACTTGGGGAGATGAGTCTAGTAGGCCCTCGTCCTCTCCCTGTTCGAGATGTAGAGAGATTCAAAACCACCCACTTCATTCGTCAAGAAGTTTTGCCTGGTATTACTGGATTATGGCAGGTTTCTGGTCGCTCTGATATTGATAACTTTGAGGATGGAGTGAAATTAGATATTGCATATATAGAAAATTGGTCACTTTGGTTAGATCTGAAAATTTTGCTGAAAACGATTAAGGTTATCTTGCAAAAGACAGGTGCTTATTAA